Proteins encoded by one window of Pseudomonas tructae:
- a CDS encoding YihY/virulence factor BrkB family protein has protein sequence MIFPDLRGLPLHRVLVRTVKEFLDDEMSTYASALAYQMLFSLFPFLLFLIALIGFLHLPDFFSWLRLQSELVLPPQALEQVNPVIDQLQQSKGGLLSVGIVIALWTASAGVRLMMSAMNAAYDVVEGRPPWKRIPLSVIYTVGIAGMLLAAAALMVLGPQVMEWIASQIGMQEFIVTLWTVLRWPAIIILMMVAVALIYYVMPDVKQKFRFITPGSVLAVVVWIIASLGFGYYVKTFADYNAMYGSIGAIIVLLLYFYISAAVLLLGAEMNAVIEHMSEEGKNPGEKDFAGEGQGHDKKHVSGLGRDHSLDHETTPASEPLSRSQHDS, from the coding sequence ATGATTTTCCCCGACCTGCGCGGCTTGCCGTTGCACCGCGTGCTGGTGCGCACCGTGAAGGAATTTCTCGATGACGAGATGTCCACTTATGCCTCGGCACTGGCCTACCAGATGCTGTTTTCGCTATTTCCCTTCCTGCTGTTCCTGATTGCCCTGATCGGTTTTCTGCACTTGCCGGACTTCTTCTCCTGGCTGCGCCTGCAGTCCGAGCTGGTCCTGCCCCCCCAGGCGCTGGAGCAGGTCAACCCGGTGATCGACCAATTGCAGCAATCCAAGGGCGGGCTGCTTTCGGTGGGTATCGTCATCGCCCTGTGGACCGCGTCTGCCGGCGTGCGGTTGATGATGAGCGCGATGAATGCGGCCTATGACGTGGTTGAAGGGCGCCCGCCGTGGAAGCGCATTCCGCTGTCGGTCATCTATACCGTCGGCATCGCCGGCATGCTCCTGGCTGCAGCGGCGCTGATGGTACTGGGGCCGCAGGTCATGGAGTGGATTGCCTCGCAAATCGGCATGCAGGAGTTCATCGTCACCCTGTGGACGGTGCTGCGCTGGCCGGCGATCATCATCCTGATGATGGTCGCGGTGGCGCTGATCTACTACGTCATGCCCGATGTGAAGCAGAAGTTTCGCTTCATCACCCCGGGTTCGGTGCTGGCAGTGGTGGTGTGGATCATTGCGTCGCTGGGCTTTGGTTACTACGTCAAGACCTTCGCTGACTACAACGCGATGTACGGCAGTATCGGCGCGATCATTGTCCTGCTGCTGTATTTTTACATTTCCGCTGCCGTGTTGCTGTTGGGCGCGGAGATGAATGCGGTGATCGAGCACATGTCCGAGGAAGGCAAGAACCCCGGTGAAAAAGACTTTGCGGGTGAGGGCCAGGGGCATGATAAAAAGCATGTTTCCGGGCTTGGCCGTGATCATTCGCTCGATCATGAGACCACGCCTGCCAGCGAACCCCTGAGTCGAAGCCAGCATGATTCATGA
- the def gene encoding peptide deformylase, translated as MIHDILKMGDERLLRIAPPVPAHMIGSAELERLIADMFETMAHVGGVGLAAPQIGIDLQLVIFGFERSERYPDAEAVPRTILLNPLITPLGSEVEDGWEGCLSVPGLRGVVPRFQRIRYEGIDPQGQPIMRNAEGFHARVVQHECDHLIGRLYPSRIHDFSRFGYTEVLFPGLDSASDD; from the coding sequence ATGATTCATGACATTCTGAAAATGGGCGATGAGCGTTTACTGCGCATTGCCCCGCCCGTGCCGGCGCACATGATCGGCAGCGCCGAGCTTGAGCGGCTGATTGCCGACATGTTCGAAACCATGGCGCATGTCGGCGGTGTTGGCCTGGCAGCGCCGCAGATCGGCATCGACCTGCAACTGGTGATCTTTGGCTTTGAGCGCAGTGAGCGTTATCCGGATGCCGAGGCGGTGCCGCGCACCATTCTGCTCAATCCGCTGATCACGCCGTTGGGTAGCGAGGTCGAGGACGGTTGGGAAGGCTGCCTTTCGGTGCCGGGGCTGCGCGGTGTGGTGCCGCGCTTCCAGCGGATTCGCTACGAAGGCATCGATCCCCAGGGGCAGCCGATAATGCGCAATGCCGAGGGCTTTCATGCGCGGGTGGTGCAGCATGAGTGCGACCACCTGATCGGCCGCCTGTACCCCTCGCGTATCCACGACTTCAGCCGCTTTGGTTATACCGAAGTGCTGTTTCCCGGGCTGGACTCGGCCAGCGACGACTGA
- a CDS encoding GNAT family N-acetyltransferase: MRAAAQGQLWVARADEIVAALCLSEVPGGHWLTGLFVAPLWRGQQVARQLIAAALDELHGSVWLFCHPQLANFYARQGFSSTDALPAPLAERLARYQRSKPLLAMVRVQSSLAESSPGNSTSV, from the coding sequence ATGCGCGCAGCCGCTCAGGGCCAGCTTTGGGTCGCCAGGGCCGACGAAATCGTCGCCGCCTTGTGCCTGAGTGAAGTGCCAGGCGGCCACTGGCTGACCGGGCTGTTCGTCGCGCCCCTCTGGCGCGGCCAACAGGTCGCCCGGCAACTGATCGCGGCGGCGCTGGATGAATTGCACGGGAGCGTCTGGCTGTTCTGCCATCCGCAACTGGCGAATTTCTATGCCCGGCAGGGGTTCAGCAGCACCGACGCCCTGCCCGCACCGCTGGCCGAGCGCCTGGCCCGCTATCAACGCAGCAAGCCACTGCTGGCGATGGTGCGGGTTCAGTCGTCGCTGGCCGAGTCCAGCCCGGGAAACAGCACTTCGGTATAA